The Arachis hypogaea cultivar Tifrunner chromosome 16, arahy.Tifrunner.gnm2.J5K5, whole genome shotgun sequence genome contains a region encoding:
- the LOC112697800 gene encoding uncharacterized protein isoform X2: protein MACGLDNKTGTALFRPATDAYAPEAVEALRAGKVIAVPTDTLYGFACDACSLEAVNRIYEIKGRKHTSPLAICVGDVSDIYRFAVTDHLPHGLLDSLLPGPVTVVLIRGDSSVLEQSLNPGFDSIGVRVPDNNFIRVIARGSGTALALTSANLSGQPSSVCIRDFENLWEHCAFVYDGGVLPSGRAGSTVVDLTTPHKYKILRPGSAKEETIAILEKHSLVESAAQ from the exons ATGGCCTGTGGTTTGGATAACAAGACAGGAACTGCTTTATTTCGCCCTGCAACAGATGCGTACGCACCTGAGGCTGTTGAAGCCTTGAGAGCTGGCAAGGTTATTGCGGTCCCCACTGACACACTCTATGGATTTGCTTGTGATGCTTG CTCGCTGGAAGCAGTTAATAGGATTTATGAGATCAAGGGTCGAAAACATACAAGCCCTCTGGCTATCTGTGTTGGAGATGTATCAGACATATACCGTTTTGCCGTGACTGACCACTTGCCACATGGCCTGCTTGATTCCCTGCTTCCAGGGCCTGTTACAGTTGTACTAATTCGAG GCGATTCAAGTGTTCTTGAACAATCTTTGAACCCGGGATTTGATAGTATAGGAGTTAGAGTGCCTGATAACAATTTCATTAGAGTCATTGCTCGCGGTTCAGGAACTGCCTTAGCACTTACAAGTGCAAACCTTAGTGGACAGCCAAGTAGTGTTTGCATCAGAGATTTTGAGAATCTTTGGGAGCATTGTGCTTTTGTATATGATGGCGGTGTGCTTCCATCAGGTCGAGCAGGTTCAACAGTTGTGGACCTCACTACACCACACAAATACAAGATACTGAGACCTGGAAG CGCAAAGGAAGAGACAATTGCCATCTTGGAAAAGCATTCTTTAGTTGAATCAGCTGCCCAGTAA
- the LOC112697800 gene encoding uncharacterized protein isoform X1, producing MHIPTRISALPLFLPFRENSYTFSLLSSGIRKSSFSPHLQPGGRKLRRDFPKNMACGLDNKTGTALFRPATDAYAPEAVEALRAGKVIAVPTDTLYGFACDACSLEAVNRIYEIKGRKHTSPLAICVGDVSDIYRFAVTDHLPHGLLDSLLPGPVTVVLIRGDSSVLEQSLNPGFDSIGVRVPDNNFIRVIARGSGTALALTSANLSGQPSSVCIRDFENLWEHCAFVYDGGVLPSGRAGSTVVDLTTPHKYKILRPGSAKEETIAILEKHSLVESAAQ from the exons ATGCATATTCCGACAAGAATCTCAGCACTGCCTCTCTTTCTTCCCTTCCGAG AGAATAGTTACACTTTTTCCTTATTATCTTCGGGGATTCGCAAGTCATCATTTTCACCTCATTTGCAACCCGGTGGTAGAAAGCTGAGAAGGGATTTTCCAAAAAACATGGCCTGTGGTTTGGATAACAAGACAGGAACTGCTTTATTTCGCCCTGCAACAGATGCGTACGCACCTGAGGCTGTTGAAGCCTTGAGAGCTGGCAAGGTTATTGCGGTCCCCACTGACACACTCTATGGATTTGCTTGTGATGCTTG CTCGCTGGAAGCAGTTAATAGGATTTATGAGATCAAGGGTCGAAAACATACAAGCCCTCTGGCTATCTGTGTTGGAGATGTATCAGACATATACCGTTTTGCCGTGACTGACCACTTGCCACATGGCCTGCTTGATTCCCTGCTTCCAGGGCCTGTTACAGTTGTACTAATTCGAG GCGATTCAAGTGTTCTTGAACAATCTTTGAACCCGGGATTTGATAGTATAGGAGTTAGAGTGCCTGATAACAATTTCATTAGAGTCATTGCTCGCGGTTCAGGAACTGCCTTAGCACTTACAAGTGCAAACCTTAGTGGACAGCCAAGTAGTGTTTGCATCAGAGATTTTGAGAATCTTTGGGAGCATTGTGCTTTTGTATATGATGGCGGTGTGCTTCCATCAGGTCGAGCAGGTTCAACAGTTGTGGACCTCACTACACCACACAAATACAAGATACTGAGACCTGGAAG CGCAAAGGAAGAGACAATTGCCATCTTGGAAAAGCATTCTTTAGTTGAATCAGCTGCCCAGTAA